CGATCGGAGTCGCACCGTGAGCGTCACGGCAGCCAAGGGATTCCAGGCGGCGGGCATCGCCGCGGGAATCAAGGAGAACGGCAACCCGGACCTGGCCCTCGTGGTCAACACCGGGCCCCGCCGCGCCGCCGCCGGCGTCTTCACCTCCAACCGCGTCAAGGCCGCTCCCGTGCTGTGGTCCGAGCAGGTCCTCAAGAGCGGTGAGTTGACCGCGGTCGTCCTCAACTCCGGTGGCGCCAACGCCTGTACGGGGCCGAAGGGCTTCCAGGACACCCATGCCACCGCCGAGAAGGTCGCCGAGGTGCTGGAGATCGGCGCGGGCGAGGTCGCCGTCGCCTCCACCGGACTCATCGGCGTCCTGCTCCCGATGGACAAGCTGCTGCCGGGAGTTGAAGCAGCGGCCGCGTCCTTGAGCGAGCACGGCGGCGAGAAGGCCGCCATCGCCATCAAGACCACCGACACCGTGCACAAGACGTCCGTCGTCACCCAGGACGGCTGGACGGTCGGCGGCATGGCCAAGGGCGCGGGCATGCTCGCTCCTGGCCTCGCCACCATGCTGGTCGTCCTCACCACCGACGCCGACCTCGACAGCGAGACCCTGGACAAGGCGCTGCGGGCCGCGACCCGGACCACCTTCGACCGCGTCGACTCCGACGGCTGCATGTCCACCAACGACACCGTGCTGCTCCTCGCCTCCGGCGCCTCCGAAGTCACCCCGGCCTACGAGAAGTTCGCGGAAGCCGTCCGGCAGGTCTGCGACGACCTCGGGCAGCAGCTCATCCGGGACGCCGAGGGCGCCAGCAAGGACATCAAGGTCGAGGTGGTCAACGCGGCCTCCGAGGACGACGCCGTCGAGGTGGGCCGCTCCATCGCCCGCAACAACCTCCTCAAGTGCGCCATCCACGGCGAGGACCCCAACTGGGGCCGCGTGCTCTCCGCGATCGGCACCACCAAGGCCGCCTTCGAGCCCGACCGGCTCAACGTCGCCATCAACGGCGTCTGGGTCTGCAAGAACGGCGGCGTCGGCGAGGACCGCGACAAGGTCGACATGCGCTACCGCGAGGTGCACATCGTCGCCGACCTCGCGGCCGGCTCCGAGACCGCCACCATCTGGACCAACGACCTCACCGCGGACTACGTCCACGAGAACAGCGCGTACTCGTCATGAGCAGCCCCACGCGGAAGCACACCGCGCTCCCCAAGGCCCAGATCCTCATCGAGGCGCTGCCCTGGCTGGTCCGCCACAACGGCAAGACCGTCGTCATCAAGTTCGGCGGCAACGCCATGATCGACGAGGACCTCAAGGCCGCCTTCGCCCAGGACGTCGTCTTCCTGCACCACGCCGGGCTCAAACCGGTCGTCGTGCACGGCGGTGGCCCGCAGATCAGCGCCGCCCTCGACAAGCACGGCATCGTCAGCGAGTTCAAGGCCGGCCTGCGCGTCACCACCGAGGACGCCATGGACGTCGTACGGATGGTGCTGGCCGGGCAGGTGCAGCGCGAGCTGGTCAACCTCCTCAACGAACACGGGCCGCTCGCCGTCGGGTTGACCGGCGAGGACGCCCACACCATCACCGCCACCAAGCACCAGCCCGAGATCGACGGCGAGTTGGTCGACATCGGGCGGGTGGGCGAGATCACCGCGATCGACACGGGCGCGATCGAGGCACTGCTCGCCGACGGCCGGATCCCGGTCGTCTCGTCGATCGCCCGGAGCCAGGACGACGGACATGTCTACAACGTCAATGCTGACACGGCGGCTGCGGCACTCGCTGCTGCGCTTGGAGCGGAGACTCTCATGGTCCTCACGGACGTCGAGGGCCTCTATGAGGACTGGCCGCACAGCGACGAGGTGATCAGCCGCCTCACGGCTTCCCAACTGGAGAAGCTGCTGCCGGAGTTGAGCTCCGGCATGGTCCCGAAGATGGAGGGCTGTCTGCACGCCGTGCGCAACGGCGTGACCACGGCCCGGGTCATCGACGGGCGGGTCCAGCACTCGATCCTGCTGGAGATCTTCACCGACGAGGGCATCGGCACCATGGTCGTGCCCGACGGACAAGAGGGGGACGCGAAGTGACGGACAATCAGGAGCTCTCCCAGCGGTGGCAGAGCTCGCTCATGAACAACTACGGCACCCCCCGGCTGCCCCTCGCCCGCGGTGCGGGCACCAAGGTCTGGGACAGCGAGGGCAACCAGTACCTCGACTTCGTCGGAGGCATCGCCACCAACGCGCTCGGCCACGCGCACCCCGCGATCGTCGAAGCGGTCAGCCACCAGATCGCCTCCCTCGGCCACATCTCCAACTTCTTCATGGCGGAGCCCACCGTCGCCCTCGCCGAGCGGCTGCTCCAGCTCTTCGGCCGGGACGGCAAGGTCTTCTTCTGCAACTCCGGCGCCGAGGCCAACGAGGCCGCCTTCAAGATCGGCCGGCTGACCGGACGCACCCACATGGTCGCCACCGACGGCGGCTTCCACGGCCGGACCATGGGCGCCCTGGCGCTCACCGGCCAGCCCGCCAAGCGGACCCCCTTCCTGCCGCTGCCCGGCGACATCACCCACGTGCCCTACGGCGACGCACAGGCCCTGGCCGCCGCGGTCACCGAGGACACCGCGCTCGTCGTCATCGAGCCCATCCAGGGCGAGAACGGCGTCGTGGTGCCCCCGGTCGGCTACCTCAAGGCCGCCAGGGCGATCACGGCGGCCAAGGGCGCGCTGCTGGTCCTCGACGAGGTGCAGACCGGCATCGGCCGTACCGGGCACTGGTTCGAGTACCAGGCGCACGAAGGCGTGCTGCCGGACGTGGTCACCCTCGCCAAGCAGCTCGGCGGCGGACTGCCGCTCGGCGCGACCGTCGCCTTCGGACGGACCGCGGAGCTGCTCCAGCCGGGGCACCACGGGACGACGTTCGGCGGCAACCCCATCGCCTGCGCCGCCGGACTCGCGGTCCTCGACACCATCGCGAACGACGGCCTGCTGGAGAACGTCAAGCGGCAGAGCGAGCGGTTGCGGGACGGGATCGAGTCACTCGGACACCCGTCGATCGACCATGTCAGGGGTGCCGGGCTGCTCCTGGGTATCGTGCTCACCGAGCCGCTCGCGCCGAAGGTGCAGCAGGCGGCTCAGGACGCCGGTTTCCTGCTGAACGCGCCCGCCCCCGACGTCGTACGGCTGATGCCGCCGCTGAACCTCGGCGACGACGAAGCGGACGCGCTTCTTCAGGCGCTCCCCGGCATCCTGGACGTGGCCAGGGCGGACGGATGATCCGGAGAATGAGACGACGATGAGTCATGCGCAGGAGCACGAGCACAACGGGGGCGCCGGGCCCGCCGTGCCGCAGACGCGTACCGCGCGCCACCGCCGGATCGTGGACATCCTCAATCGGCAACCGGTGCGGTCGCAGAGCCAGTTGGCGAAGCTGCTGTCCGACGACGGGCTGAGCGTCACGCAGGCGACGCTCTCCCGGGACCTCGACGAGCTCAACGCGGTGAAGATCCGCAACACCGACGGCGACCTGATCTACGCGGTGCCGAGCGAGGGGGGTTTCCGGACTCCTCGGGCGCCGCTCGGGGAGTCGGCGAAGGAGGAGCGGATGCGGCGGCTCTCGCAGGAGCTGCTGATCTCCGCGGAGGCTTCGGCGAACCTCGTGGTGCTGCGGACTCCTCCGGGGGCGGCGCAGTTCCTCGCGTCGGCGATTGATCAGGCTGAGCTGCATGACATCTTGGGGACGATCGCCGGTGACGACACGTTGATGCTGATCAGCCGGAACCCCACCGGGGGGCAGGCGCTGGCTGAGCATTTGTTGCGGTTGGCTCAGAACGGGCACTAGAGGTTGTCGGTCGGGCGCGGGTCTGTGGGGGCTGGTCGCGCCCACGCGGCGGAGCCGCACATCGATACAGCCCCGCGCCCCTAAAAATCTCACCCGAGCCTTGCTGCCAAGCCCCCTGTGATCAGGACCTCGTCGCCTGCCGTGATGAGCAGTGCCTCTACGTCCGGCAAGGACTCCAGCCAGGTCAGGCCCTCCCGGGAACCCATGGCGAAAGCTGCTGTCGCCCAGCAGTCCGCCCAGGTCAGGGTGGGGGCCACTACCGTGACCGCCACCAGGTCCGTGACCGCCGAGCGGCCCGTTCTGGGGTCGACGATGTGGGCGCCGCGCTCGGCCGTGCCCGACGTCGCCACCGCCAGCTCCGCCGCTCCCGCTGCCGAGACGACCGCCGCCAGGCCGCCGGGGCGCAGCGGGTCCGAGACGCCCACGCGCCACGGGCGTTCGGGGCCCGGTACCCCCAGCAGCTGTACGTCTCCGCCGCCGTTGACGCTCACTCCGGTGGCTCCCGCGAGAGCGACCTGCCGGGCCGCGCGCTCCACCGCCCAGCCCTTGACGATGCCCGTCGGGTCCAGGCGGCCCTCGTAGCGCATGCTGAACCAGCCGTCGCTCAAGTGCTCGGCCTCGGCGCCGAGTTCGAGGACCTCGGCGACCTCGGCGTCGCAGTCGGCGACCGTCAGCTCTCCGCGGGCCAGGCGCGAGACCTGGCTGTCGTCGCGGTAGGTGCTGAACACCTCGTTCACGCGGTGCAGCCCCGCCACCGCCTCCCGCACCGCCGTCTGTACGGCAACGGGTTCCCCGCCGCGGACGTCGAAGGAGAAGACCGTCCCCATGACCTCCTCCACGTGACGTACCGCGGCGGGAGCTTGTGCCGGCTCGGCCACCGTGTCAGCCACCGGCCTGGTCCAGCGCCGACTGGAGCGACTTCTTGTAGCCCTCGCTGGTGTAGGTGGCCCCGGACACCGAGTCGATGTCCGCGCTGCCCGCCGCCACGGCCTCCTGGTTGAGCTTCGGGATCGACAGCGCCGTCTTCTGGTCGCTGGTCCCGCCCTTCGGCGCCTGGACCGCCTCGGCGTTGGTGATCTTGCCCCCGCTGACCGTGATCCGGACCTGGACCGGGCCGTACTGCGTCCGGGAGACCGCGCCGGTGACCGTCTTCGCGGCCGCCGCTCCGCCACCGCCCGCCGGCTGGGAGGGCTGCGCCGACGGCTGGGCCTGGGACGCGGCCTGGTTCGCCTTGTCGATCGCGGACTGGAGCGACTTCTTGTAGCCCTCGCTGGTGTAGGTCGCCCCGGACACCGTGTCGACGTCGGACTTCTGCTTGGCGACCGTGTCCTGGGTGAGCTTCGGGATGGACAGCGCGGTCTTCGCGTCGCTCTCGCCGCCCTTGGGCGCCTGGACCGCCTCGGCCTTGGTGATCCTGTTGCCGCTGACGGTGATGCGGACCTGGACCGGACCGTACTGCGTCTGGACGACGTCGCCGGTGACCTGGCCGCCGGCGGCAGCCCCCGTGCCGCCCTGGGCCGACTCCTGGGCCGCCGCCGTCTGCTGCGGGAGCGTGCCGCCCGCCTGGGCGGACGCCGGGTCCGACGAGGGCTTCAGCGACAGCATCAGCACGACACCGGACACGGTGGCGGCCGTCGCGAGCACGACTCGGCGGACGGGGTGAGACTTCCTCATCGCTTCAACAGCTCCTGGATTCCCGTCGCTCACATCTCGAACGACTCGTGATGGATGCGGCGGGCGGGCACACCCGCGCCGCGCAGTGCTTCGTACACGGACTGCGCGAAGCCGTTCGGCCCGCACATGAACACGTCGTGCTTGTCGATGTCGGGGAGCTTGCGCTGGAGGGACTCCGCGGAGATGTCCGGGCGCTCCCCGTCCGGACTGTTCACCGCGTACATCAACCGGGCGCCGCGCTCGTCCGCGATGGCGGCGAGCTCGTCCCACAGGGCCAGGTCCTGGGTGGTGTTGGCCCGGTACAGCAGGGTGATGTCACCGGCCGCGCCCGGCAGCGTCTCGAACAGCGCCCGCATCGGGGTGATGCCGACACCGCCGGCCACCAGCAGCACCTTGCCGCGGCTGCGGCGCTGCGCCGTCATCGCGCCGTACGGACCCTCGGCCCACACCTTGGTGCCGGGCTCCAGTTCGCGCAGCCGCTCGCTGTGGTCGCCGATCGCCTTCACCGTGATCCGCAGCATGCCCGGTCGGGGCGCCGCGGACAGCGAGTACGGGTGGGAGCTGAACCGCATGCCCGGCGCGAGGAACCGCCAGCGGAAGAAGTGGCCCGCCTCCGCGCCCATCCGGTGCAGCTTCCGGCCGCCGATCAGGACGGACACCACACCGGGCGTCTCCTCGATCACGGCCTCGACGTACATGCGGTGACGCAGGTTCAGGCGGATCGGGGTGAGGATCCGGTACCAGATCACCAGCGCGGTGACCGAGCCGTACAGCCCGTACCAGACGGTCTTGGCGACCGGTTCCACCGCGAAGTCGTTGCCGGTGGTCAGCTGGTGCCAGAAGGTCAGGAAGACCGCCGCGTACGTCAGCAGGTGCACGTGGTACCAGGTGTCGTACGGAATCCGCTTGCGCACCCCGCCGATCGACATCAGCCCGATGACGAACAGCAGCCCCGTGCCGATGGCCGCCTTGCCCATGTCCGGGAGCTGGTTGATGGAGTCCGTCGTCTGCTGGACGATGTCGCCGAGGCCCTTGCCGGCCTGGAGGGCGTAGCCCCACATGATCAGGAAGACGTGGGCGACGACCAGGCAGAGCGTGTAGCGGCCGCTCATCGCGTGCCAGCGGGCCACCCGGTCGGATCCCACCCGGCGCTCCAGCGCGGGCACCCGGGCCATCTGGAGCACCACGAGCGCCATCAGATAGCCCGCCAGCAGACCGGTGATCCGGCCCGCGTTGAGGATCTTGCTGTTGTCGTCGGCGACAGACGGGGTGTTGTGCCACCACAGCCACAGCACACCGGCCGCGCCCGCCCAGACGGCGAGCAGCAGGACGGTCGCCGGGGAACGGCGCGGGCGGATGCGGCGCATCGTCTGGCGGCGGGCGGCGCGGCCGCCTGCGAGCGTCGTGGTCACGTTTCCTCCGGAGACGGGGGCAAGGGGGGTGGGCGTGGTCCCTTGGTCCTTGGATACGTGCCGTGGCGCCGGTGTGTTCAGCCGCTCACCGAGTCCAGTGCGGACTGGAGTGACTGGCGGTAACCGTCACTCGTGTAAGTGGCCCCCGAGACCGTGTCGATGTCCGCGCTCTGGGCGGTGAGGGCCTCAGTCCGCAGCCGGGGCAGGGCGTAGCTGTTGATCTCCTCGTCCCGTGGATTGTCCGTGGGGTAGACGACCGCGGTCACGTCGGTGAGCCTGCCGTCCTTGACGGTGACCCGGACCTGTACCGGCCCCCACCGGGTCTGCACCGAGTCGCCGGTGACGGTCCGGGTGCCCTGGACGGCGGGGGCGGTCGCGCCGGCTGACACGACGGCGGCCGGTGTGGTGTGCGGCTTCAGGGACAGCAGCAGCACCACCCCGGAGACGGTCGCGGCGCTCGCCAGCACGATCCGGCGCAGCGGGTGGTTCTTCCTCAACGCGTGCATGTCCTACGGCCTCACAGCTCTCAGAGTTCGAACGACTCGTGGTGGATCCGGCGGTCCGGCACCCCGGCGGCGCGCAGCGCCTCGTACACCTCCCGGGCGAACCCGTGCGGCCCGCACAGGTAGACGTCCCGCCCGGCCAGGTCGTCGGGTACGGCGGCCCGCAGCAACTCGGCCGTCACGCGCGGGCGTTGCCCGTCCGGCCCGTTGAGCAGGTAGTGCACCCGCGCCCCGCGCCACCGTGCGAGGGCCTCCAACTCCCCGCCCAGCGCCAGGTCTTCGACCGCGCGCGCCCGGTACAGGAGCGTGACCTCGCCCGGCAGCGTCTCGAACAGGGCCCGCAGCGGGGTGATCCCGACCCCGCCCGCGATCAGCAGCGACCTGGCCGCGGTCCGCCGGTCCCCGGTCAGCGAGCCGTACGGCCCCTCCGCCCACACGCGCGTGCCGGGCCGCAGCAGCGCCACGGCCGTACTGTGGTCGCCGAGCGCCTTGACCGTGATGCGCATGCGATCGGGGCGGGGCGGAGCCGACAGGGAGTACGGCGTGGACGTCCACCGCAGGCCCGGCGCGAGGAACCTCCAGCGGAAGAACTGCCCCGACCGCGCG
Above is a window of Streptomyces griseorubiginosus DNA encoding:
- a CDS encoding FMN-binding protein is translated as MHALRKNHPLRRIVLASAATVSGVVLLLSLKPHTTPAAVVSAGATAPAVQGTRTVTGDSVQTRWGPVQVRVTVKDGRLTDVTAVVYPTDNPRDEEINSYALPRLRTEALTAQSADIDTVSGATYTSDGYRQSLQSALDSVSG
- a CDS encoding arginine repressor gives rise to the protein MSHAQEHEHNGGAGPAVPQTRTARHRRIVDILNRQPVRSQSQLAKLLSDDGLSVTQATLSRDLDELNAVKIRNTDGDLIYAVPSEGGFRTPRAPLGESAKEERMRRLSQELLISAEASANLVVLRTPPGAAQFLASAIDQAELHDILGTIAGDDTLMLISRNPTGGQALAEHLLRLAQNGH
- a CDS encoding acetylornithine transaminase produces the protein MNNYGTPRLPLARGAGTKVWDSEGNQYLDFVGGIATNALGHAHPAIVEAVSHQIASLGHISNFFMAEPTVALAERLLQLFGRDGKVFFCNSGAEANEAAFKIGRLTGRTHMVATDGGFHGRTMGALALTGQPAKRTPFLPLPGDITHVPYGDAQALAAAVTEDTALVVIEPIQGENGVVVPPVGYLKAARAITAAKGALLVLDEVQTGIGRTGHWFEYQAHEGVLPDVVTLAKQLGGGLPLGATVAFGRTAELLQPGHHGTTFGGNPIACAAGLAVLDTIANDGLLENVKRQSERLRDGIESLGHPSIDHVRGAGLLLGIVLTEPLAPKVQQAAQDAGFLLNAPAPDVVRLMPPLNLGDDEADALLQALPGILDVARADG
- the argB gene encoding acetylglutamate kinase, whose translation is MSSPTRKHTALPKAQILIEALPWLVRHNGKTVVIKFGGNAMIDEDLKAAFAQDVVFLHHAGLKPVVVHGGGPQISAALDKHGIVSEFKAGLRVTTEDAMDVVRMVLAGQVQRELVNLLNEHGPLAVGLTGEDAHTITATKHQPEIDGELVDIGRVGEITAIDTGAIEALLADGRIPVVSSIARSQDDGHVYNVNADTAAAALAAALGAETLMVLTDVEGLYEDWPHSDEVISRLTASQLEKLLPELSSGMVPKMEGCLHAVRNGVTTARVIDGRVQHSILLEIFTDEGIGTMVVPDGQEGDAK
- a CDS encoding FAD:protein FMN transferase, whose amino-acid sequence is MGTVFSFDVRGGEPVAVQTAVREAVAGLHRVNEVFSTYRDDSQVSRLARGELTVADCDAEVAEVLELGAEAEHLSDGWFSMRYEGRLDPTGIVKGWAVERAARQVALAGATGVSVNGGGDVQLLGVPGPERPWRVGVSDPLRPGGLAAVVSAAGAAELAVATSGTAERGAHIVDPRTGRSAVTDLVAVTVVAPTLTWADCWATAAFAMGSREGLTWLESLPDVEALLITAGDEVLITGGLAARLG
- a CDS encoding ferredoxin reductase family protein; this translates as MTTTLAGGRAARRQTMRRIRPRRSPATVLLLAVWAGAAGVLWLWWHNTPSVADDNSKILNAGRITGLLAGYLMALVVLQMARVPALERRVGSDRVARWHAMSGRYTLCLVVAHVFLIMWGYALQAGKGLGDIVQQTTDSINQLPDMGKAAIGTGLLFVIGLMSIGGVRKRIPYDTWYHVHLLTYAAVFLTFWHQLTTGNDFAVEPVAKTVWYGLYGSVTALVIWYRILTPIRLNLRHRMYVEAVIEETPGVVSVLIGGRKLHRMGAEAGHFFRWRFLAPGMRFSSHPYSLSAAPRPGMLRITVKAIGDHSERLRELEPGTKVWAEGPYGAMTAQRRSRGKVLLVAGGVGITPMRALFETLPGAAGDITLLYRANTTQDLALWDELAAIADERGARLMYAVNSPDGERPDISAESLQRKLPDIDKHDVFMCGPNGFAQSVYEALRGAGVPARRIHHESFEM
- the argJ gene encoding bifunctional glutamate N-acetyltransferase/amino-acid acetyltransferase ArgJ encodes the protein MSVTAAKGFQAAGIAAGIKENGNPDLALVVNTGPRRAAAGVFTSNRVKAAPVLWSEQVLKSGELTAVVLNSGGANACTGPKGFQDTHATAEKVAEVLEIGAGEVAVASTGLIGVLLPMDKLLPGVEAAAASLSEHGGEKAAIAIKTTDTVHKTSVVTQDGWTVGGMAKGAGMLAPGLATMLVVLTTDADLDSETLDKALRAATRTTFDRVDSDGCMSTNDTVLLLASGASEVTPAYEKFAEAVRQVCDDLGQQLIRDAEGASKDIKVEVVNAASEDDAVEVGRSIARNNLLKCAIHGEDPNWGRVLSAIGTTKAAFEPDRLNVAINGVWVCKNGGVGEDRDKVDMRYREVHIVADLAAGSETATIWTNDLTADYVHENSAYSS
- a CDS encoding FMN-binding protein; amino-acid sequence: MRKSHPVRRVVLATAATVSGVVLMLSLKPSSDPASAQAGGTLPQQTAAAQESAQGGTGAAAGGQVTGDVVQTQYGPVQVRITVSGNRITKAEAVQAPKGGESDAKTALSIPKLTQDTVAKQKSDVDTVSGATYTSEGYKKSLQSAIDKANQAASQAQPSAQPSQPAGGGGAAAAKTVTGAVSRTQYGPVQVRITVSGGKITNAEAVQAPKGGTSDQKTALSIPKLNQEAVAAGSADIDSVSGATYTSEGYKKSLQSALDQAGG